The DNA window GCGTAAAATTTGCTCGAaggaacttagggttaataTTCAACTCTTATTGTCGCTAGGGCTAGAGggtcattttatatttatcatatataataattgtttttatgagtataattaatttgttagttaatataaatattaactaattgataataaatattaaatacaaaatatataggCATACATAAAATTGTTTCAACAATTTAAATGGTCTAATAGTTAAAatgttcacatttcatgcttAAGATTAGGGTTCAAATCTCaacaaatatgaatttaaaagtgagtattataaatatttaagagatGGTGTGAGATCAAGAGATGAGATTCGATCGGGTGGTTTGTCGGTCGAtagataaagagacatatgaaaaagtgtgagtcacaagagatcgactaagattggtcGGTGGTTTGTCGATGGAATAAAAGAGGCGTATGAAAACGTGTGAGTCACGAGATGaggattgatggttggtttgacgagggaatgagatgttgattgaccgagtATATGAATTAGATGTTGATAAGGAGATGAGATACGATCGTGAGGTTTGTCGGTCGAGggataaaaaaatgtgagtcatatgaaaaagtgtgagtcacaaaatgTCTTGATAAGATTTGTGAGTGGTTTACCGAGGATAAAGAGACATGAAAAAGTGAGTCACAAAAATATGGTCGATTGGagggattggtggttggtttgacggGGGATAAAACgtgtgtgaaaatgtgtaatGTCACGAGATGAAATGTCGATTGGTTTGCCGAAGTGAGGATAAATATAATAGTGTAAAGCACGTCTAACATTATTTTAGATAAGAGAAAAATGTATGACACAACTTTAAGTAAAAATCTCTAGATCAATTTATCgtataattatacatataaatggtgtAATTGACTTGATTCTTACTaagaagaaatttataatttttaaaaaaaaaattaaacttataaattatttttttttatatatttgataaattttaaaatatattttaatattaaaattttggattaaaataatattaaaattttagattaaatttaatttttataaattaaatttaattttaaattaattaaattttaataatattaatttatctaaaatatttttcagtAATGATAtatgtgataaaatattaaattttaaataaataatggtctaattatatattttttttaattatatatttttttaattactaagAAGCccaatttaaaaatgattatttattaataaaagaagtTGTGTTAGATTAAAGACAAAATAAACAGATTAACACATAAAAGAAACCATTACTAACCAAAGATTTTGGTAGATAATCCATTAATATCATAAACCACAAAACATAATCTCCTTCCGTTTTATTTCAATATCCCTCCTAACACACACATGACACTTTACAAACTCTGATTTCTTTCCTACACACACACTGACACACAGCTTACATTACATAATCATGGTTGAGATCAATTCAAACAGACAAATTTGTCTAAGCCCTAACGACGGCCTTGCAAACCAGAGGGCGTTCCATCTCCATTGAAAGCTTAAGAACCTCAGACAAATCAACAGCTTCATCCTCGACAGGCATCCATTTGAAGTTCTGAAGCATCTGTCCAAGCCAGAGTTGAACAGTTGCCAAACCCAAAGCTTTCCCAGGACAAACCCTCCTTCCGGCGCCGAAGGGAGCCAACCTTAGATCAGAACCCATGATGCTAACTTCCTCCTCAACAAACCTCTCCGGCCTGAACACACCGGCGTCAGCCCACACCTTCTCATCGTGGGTTATAGCCCACATGTTGACCATGGCAGTAGTTCCGGCAGGGATAAAGTGACCGCCGGCGAGTTTGGTATCGTGAATTGCCAGCCTTGCCCATGAGAGAAGAGGACCCGGAGGATGCATTCTGAGTGTCTCTTTGACAATAGCCTGGAGGTATGGTAGGTTTTGGATGTCCTGGTCGGATATCGGTCGGTTTAGGGCGTCGATTTCGGCCTGAGCTTTGGATTGTATGTCGGGATGAAGGACCATTCTTGCGAGAATCCATTCAAGGAGAATGGCAACTGTGTCTGTTCCTCTGAAAATCATTtcctgaaataaataaataaataaataaagagagacgGTCAGTCAGAGATTGAAATCTTTTTTCTCTACAAAAGAAAGAGCAGGGGAATCCATCCCAAAAGCTagcattaatcaaaataaaacgttaattaattcttaaaagagaagagaaagagaatgaaTGATACCCAAAGAACAGCAATCATGTCAGAGTCACTAAGCTTGTTCTCATTCTCCAAATCAAGCAAAACATCAACGAAATCACCGGAGCTTTCGACGTCGGTTACAGCACCTTCATCATTCATACGCTTCATCTTATGATCATCAATGATCTTACCAACAAAAACATTCACCCTATCAACCAAAGCCTTGCATCTCTTCCTCACACCTTGAAGATCCATCCAACCCAGAAGTGGAAAATGATCACTCCAGTTAAAGATACCCAACAGTTCATAACCTTCACTAACAAGGCTTTCAAGCTGAGCAGACTCGGCTCTGTTTTGATCAAACTCGTAAGATTTCCCAAACACAGTCATCATCACATTGTTTAACGATCCAAAATGCAAGATGCTTTTGATTCCAACACGACCATCTACAGCCATCGAACTCTTCACCTGATTAACCATCTTAAGCCCAGCCTCAGCGCGAAACTCACCCGCAGCGTTGATACGTCTAGGACTGAACAGATAAGTCGCTGAAATCCTTCTCAGATTTCTCCAGTACTCACCGAACGGAGCGAACCCCATCGCCCGATGAAAAAGAAGCTCGTAAGCAGATTCTTTCACCGGACGGTCGGCGAAGGCGGAGCTACTGAGGATTTCTTTCGCCGTTTCGGGTTCGGACGAGATAATAAAACGGGTGAAACCGATAGAAAACGCCATAAGCTGGGTGGCCTTTAAGCTTTCAGACAGCTTAGCCAGGGCACGATGAGTAAGAGAGCCAGTGAAAGTGAAAACAAGTCCTAGTAAAGGTAACCCAGATGGGCCAGGTATGGCGGATCCCTGCTGGGACCCTAGTCGGCTTTTGGAAAGAGCCCATGCTAGACCGCCGGGAGCC is part of the Impatiens glandulifera chromosome 1, dImpGla2.1, whole genome shotgun sequence genome and encodes:
- the LOC124935238 gene encoding cytochrome P450 78A5-like, with protein sequence MTPEILSLFGPLAGYTSLLTFDFILFASLFAAVSFLFLAPGGLAWALSKSRLGSQQGSAIPGPSGLPLLGLVFTFTGSLTHRALAKLSESLKATQLMAFSIGFTRFIISSEPETAKEILSSSAFADRPVKESAYELLFHRAMGFAPFGEYWRNLRRISATYLFSPRRINAAGEFRAEAGLKMVNQVKSSMAVDGRVGIKSILHFGSLNNVMMTVFGKSYEFDQNRAESAQLESLVSEGYELLGIFNWSDHFPLLGWMDLQGVRKRCKALVDRVNVFVGKIIDDHKMKRMNDEGAVTDVESSGDFVDVLLDLENENKLSDSDMIAVLWEMIFRGTDTVAILLEWILARMVLHPDIQSKAQAEIDALNRPISDQDIQNLPYLQAIVKETLRMHPPGPLLSWARLAIHDTKLAGGHFIPAGTTAMVNMWAITHDEKVWADAGVFRPERFVEEEVSIMGSDLRLAPFGAGRRVCPGKALGLATVQLWLGQMLQNFKWMPVEDEAVDLSEVLKLSMEMERPLVCKAVVRA